One window of the Candidatus Equadaptatus faecalis genome contains the following:
- a CDS encoding Abi family protein, translating into MLNTKPLLTTNQLLTHLQKKGVKFQLITLNDAETFLTTYNNYFRTAAYRKNFEKYNGGKKDGQYIDLDFAMLKDLCEIDAQIRQTAVVMALDIERCVRVKLLNEAEKHGEDGYAIVADYRASLSQNGIERLDKELERNKNNPYCGGIIDKYNNSYAIWAFVEVISFGTLIDFYRFCADIYSDKTMRNYFYLLVSVKGLRNAAAHNNCIIHNMRLSDRKHKPDFQLLQKIQPINKETRNKHLQSERMLQFVTLLYSYTLFVPGTDEQTKIKAMLNGLLLRMFLHIDYYKKHTLIQAKFEFIKKVVDILY; encoded by the coding sequence TGCTAAACACAAAGCCATTGCTGACCACAAACCAGTTATTGACCCATTTACAGAAAAAAGGAGTCAAATTTCAACTAATAACACTGAATGATGCCGAAACCTTCCTTACTACGTACAACAACTATTTCAGGACAGCGGCATACAGGAAAAATTTTGAAAAATATAATGGTGGCAAAAAAGACGGACAATATATAGATTTAGACTTTGCCATGCTGAAAGATTTGTGTGAAATAGACGCGCAGATACGACAGACAGCGGTTGTTATGGCATTGGATATAGAGCGTTGCGTGCGCGTTAAATTACTCAATGAAGCTGAAAAACACGGCGAAGACGGTTACGCTATAGTCGCAGACTACAGGGCTTCTCTGTCTCAAAACGGCATTGAGCGGTTAGATAAAGAACTTGAACGCAATAAGAATAACCCTTATTGCGGAGGCATTATTGACAAATACAACAACAGCTATGCAATTTGGGCATTTGTTGAGGTAATATCTTTCGGGACACTTATAGATTTTTACAGATTCTGCGCTGACATATATTCGGATAAAACGATGCGGAACTATTTCTATCTGCTTGTTTCCGTCAAAGGACTGCGCAATGCTGCAGCACACAATAATTGTATCATACACAATATGCGCCTGTCAGACAGGAAACACAAACCCGATTTTCAATTATTGCAAAAAATCCAGCCCATAAACAAGGAAACGAGAAACAAACATTTGCAAAGTGAAAGAATGCTGCAATTTGTTACGCTCCTTTACAGCTATACGCTGTTTGTACCCGGAACAGACGAACAGACAAAAATAAAAGCGATGCTGAACGGTTTACTGTTAAGAATGTTCCTGCATATTGACTATTACAAAAAGCACACACTGATACAGGCAAAATTTGAATTTATTAAAAAAGTAGTTGACATTTTATATTAA